Proteins found in one Falsirhodobacter algicola genomic segment:
- a CDS encoding TetR/AcrR family transcriptional regulator, whose amino-acid sequence MMTKIAAGLERAFAANGFAEPSVDTLRDAAGVSLRTLYRYFPSRADMVLAALEHRHRRYLAFVFDDLPDGRDAARDALFTRVGDWMEGEASHGCLFHGAVAADPGSAALRDLLSRHKDEVAARAAAATGLAGREVELLLLLEGLTQTWTLHERGAVIAAQHLGRLLAQGSPQVTEV is encoded by the coding sequence ATGATGACCAAAATCGCCGCCGGGCTGGAACGGGCCTTCGCCGCGAATGGCTTTGCCGAGCCGAGCGTCGATACCCTGCGCGATGCGGCGGGGGTCAGTCTGCGCACGCTCTATCGCTATTTCCCCTCGCGGGCGGATATGGTCCTTGCGGCGCTGGAGCATCGGCACCGGCGCTACCTTGCCTTCGTCTTCGACGATCTGCCGGATGGCCGGGACGCGGCCCGCGATGCGCTGTTCACCCGTGTCGGCGACTGGATGGAGGGGGAGGCCTCCCATGGATGTCTGTTCCACGGCGCCGTGGCCGCCGATCCCGGCAGCGCGGCGCTGCGCGATCTGCTGTCGCGCCACAAGGACGAGGTCGCCGCCCGCGCCGCCGCCGCGACCGGCCTTGCGGGGCGGGAGGTGGAGCTGCTGCTGCTGCTGGAGGGGCTGACCCAGACATGGACATTGCATGAGCGCGGGGCCGTCATCGCCGCGCAGCATCTTGGCCGGTTGCTGGCGCAAGGATCCCCCCAAGTCACCGAGGTTTGA
- a CDS encoding HupE/UreJ family protein, with protein sequence MKKTVMIKTHALRPLLSVWVAMMLWFVGAELAVSHPLQPAVVTVTVGTDRVDVTVHDTLEPMIAIGRIDPKSQRDAQKVNDLYADLRASAPDIVEAAFREQWPDVARRIGVYAGTTRLDLTLGSVTEVEIGDMSQLRFGTFTFSAPLPDDGSPVTMGWTDDFGELAIHQAGAADDEGYTQILPGGQMSQPMPRAAPVKEGVVPVLARFIVAGFEHIVPKGTDHILFVLGLFFFSLRVRALLAQVTAFTLAHSVTLALASLGIVTLPASVVEPLIAVSIVYVAVENVIFAKRRTVTYARVGVVFGFGLLHGLGFASVLSDVGLHAGQFVTGLIGFNLGVELGQLCVIALAFLVLGLPFGRKPWYRARIAVPASCAIAAMGLYWTIERVI encoded by the coding sequence ATGAAGAAGACGGTCATGATCAAGACACACGCCCTACGCCCCCTGCTGTCCGTCTGGGTCGCGATGATGCTATGGTTCGTCGGGGCCGAGCTGGCGGTCAGCCACCCGCTGCAACCAGCCGTCGTCACCGTGACCGTCGGCACCGATCGGGTCGACGTGACCGTGCATGACACGCTGGAGCCGATGATTGCCATCGGCCGTATCGATCCCAAGTCGCAGCGGGACGCTCAGAAGGTCAACGACCTCTATGCCGACCTGCGCGCGAGCGCCCCCGATATCGTCGAGGCGGCCTTTCGCGAGCAATGGCCCGACGTGGCCCGCCGCATCGGCGTCTATGCGGGCACGACCCGGCTGGATCTGACGCTCGGCAGCGTGACCGAGGTGGAGATCGGCGATATGAGCCAGCTGCGTTTCGGCACCTTCACCTTCAGTGCGCCGCTGCCCGATGACGGCAGCCCGGTGACGATGGGCTGGACCGACGATTTCGGAGAGCTTGCCATCCATCAGGCGGGCGCTGCGGATGACGAAGGCTACACCCAGATCCTTCCGGGCGGGCAGATGAGCCAGCCGATGCCCCGCGCGGCCCCGGTGAAGGAAGGGGTCGTCCCGGTCTTGGCGCGGTTCATCGTTGCGGGCTTTGAGCATATCGTTCCCAAGGGCACGGACCATATCCTGTTCGTGCTGGGGCTGTTCTTTTTCTCGCTGCGCGTCCGGGCGCTGCTGGCGCAGGTCACGGCCTTCACGCTTGCGCATAGCGTGACGCTGGCGCTGGCGAGCCTTGGGATCGTGACGCTCCCCGCCTCCGTGGTGGAGCCGCTGATCGCCGTGTCGATCGTCTATGTCGCGGTGGAAAATGTCATCTTCGCCAAGCGCAGGACGGTCACCTATGCGCGCGTGGGCGTCGTCTTCGGTTTCGGGCTGTTGCACGGGCTGGGCTTCGCCTCGGTCCTCAGCGATGTGGGGCTGCATGCGGGTCAGTTCGTCACGGGGCTGATCGGCTTCAACCTCGGCGTGGAGCTAGGACAGCTTTGCGTGATCGCTCTGGCGTTTCTGGTACTAGGCCTGCCCTTCGGACGCAAACCTTGGTACCGCGCGCGCATTGCCGTCCCCGCGTCCTGCGCGATCGCGGCCATGGGGCTGTACTGGACGATCGAGCGGGTGATTTGA